In one window of Acidobacteriota bacterium DNA:
- the asnB gene encoding asparagine synthase (glutamine-hydrolyzing), whose product MCGICGVFNFGTGEPADQAQLKRAADAMAHRGPDDEGFYLDGNLGIANRRLSIIDLPGGHQPLSDEDGSLWITFNGEIYNYRELRRQLEGRHRFRTASDTEVILHLYEEFGTGLFEHLRGMFAFALWDRRKRRLMLARDRIGIKPLYCLHEPGRLAFASELRALRELATRPLEIDPQSVYDFFGFRYVPAPNTFYRNVSKLLPGHFLIADSNGFRQERYWDLPGEDEKPRAAEDYAGEVLETLRESVRLRLIADVPLGVFLSGGVDSTAIVAMMSHLGVRPLRTFSVGFEEKEYSELPYARRVAARFSTEHTEVVLRARDLADELSRLIAFREGPVAEPTDVALYRMSLKAAETVKVVLAGEGSDELFAGYPKYAADRLAGLVSALPQEVTGTISRWLPFRQRRAKLAIEALSIPDEAERSATWFASFSRQEREALFSQDFLAQIDVAHPARVFAQYLEQVRERPPLKRMLYADLKIWLPDNLLLRGDQMTMAASIEERVPFLDHKLVELAARIPVRLLTQGFRTKVLLRQALSPFLPPETLRRRKVGFTVPVGPWFRKTLNSFVADLLLSPGARSREYFNAANMESFVREHFDGVRDRQKQIWALVNFELWMRERRGK is encoded by the coding sequence ATGTGCGGAATTTGCGGAGTATTCAATTTCGGAACAGGTGAGCCGGCGGACCAGGCCCAATTGAAGCGCGCCGCCGACGCTATGGCGCATCGCGGGCCGGACGATGAAGGATTTTATCTGGATGGCAACCTCGGCATCGCCAACCGGCGGCTGAGCATCATCGACCTTCCCGGCGGCCACCAGCCGCTCTCGGACGAGGACGGAAGCCTCTGGATCACCTTCAACGGAGAGATCTACAACTATCGCGAGCTGCGGCGGCAGCTTGAAGGCCGGCACCGGTTCCGCACCGCTTCGGACACCGAAGTCATTCTCCATCTTTATGAAGAGTTTGGGACCGGCCTGTTCGAACACCTGCGCGGAATGTTTGCTTTCGCATTGTGGGACCGTCGCAAGCGACGCCTGATGCTGGCCCGCGATCGCATTGGCATCAAGCCGCTCTACTGCCTGCACGAACCCGGCCGCCTGGCATTCGCCTCGGAGTTGCGCGCGCTGCGCGAGCTGGCAACCCGGCCGCTTGAAATCGATCCGCAATCGGTCTACGACTTTTTCGGCTTTCGTTACGTGCCCGCGCCGAACACTTTTTATCGCAACGTCAGCAAACTGCTTCCCGGCCATTTTCTCATCGCGGATTCGAACGGCTTCCGCCAGGAGCGCTATTGGGACCTGCCCGGCGAAGATGAAAAGCCGCGGGCCGCGGAGGATTATGCCGGCGAGGTGCTGGAGACGCTGCGGGAGTCTGTCCGATTGCGACTGATAGCCGACGTTCCGCTGGGAGTTTTCCTGAGCGGGGGCGTCGATTCCACGGCCATTGTGGCCATGATGTCGCACCTGGGCGTGCGGCCTCTGCGGACGTTTTCGGTCGGCTTTGAAGAGAAGGAATACAGCGAGCTGCCTTACGCGCGGCGGGTGGCCGCGCGCTTTTCCACGGAACACACGGAGGTGGTGCTGCGGGCGCGCGACCTGGCGGATGAGCTTTCGCGGCTGATTGCCTTCCGCGAGGGGCCGGTGGCCGAGCCTACCGATGTGGCCCTCTATCGCATGTCGCTGAAGGCCGCCGAAACCGTCAAGGTTGTGCTGGCGGGCGAAGGCAGCGACGAGCTTTTTGCGGGCTATCCGAAGTACGCGGCGGACCGCCTGGCCGGGCTGGTCTCAGCGCTGCCGCAGGAGGTGACGGGCACAATTTCCCGCTGGTTGCCTTTTCGTCAGCGGCGCGCGAAGCTGGCGATCGAGGCACTTTCAATTCCGGATGAGGCGGAGCGCTCCGCCACATGGTTCGCTTCGTTTTCACGGCAGGAACGCGAAGCGTTGTTCTCCCAGGACTTCCTGGCGCAGATTGACGTGGCGCATCCGGCGCGCGTGTTCGCGCAATATCTCGAGCAGGTGCGCGAGCGGCCGCCGTTAAAGCGCATGCTCTACGCCGATCTCAAAATCTGGCTGCCCGACAATCTGCTGCTGCGCGGCGACCAGATGACCATGGCGGCTTCCATCGAAGAGCGCGTGCCGTTTCTCGACCATAAACTGGTTGAGCTTGCGGCGCGCATTCCCGTGCGATTGCTTACCCAGGGCTTCCGCACCAAGGTGCTGCTGCGCCAGGCGCTCAGCCCCTTCTTGCCGCCGGAAACGCTGCGCCGGCGCAAGGTGGGCTTCACCGTGCCGGTCGGCCCGTGGTTCAGGAAAACGCTCAATTCCTTTGTGGCGGACCTGCTGCTCTCGCCCGGCGCGCGCTCACGGGAATACTTTAATGCTGCGAACATGGAAAGCTTTGTGCGCGAGCACTTCGACGGCGTCCGCGACCGGCAGAAGCAGATCTGGGCGCTGGTGAATTTTGAGCTCTGGATGAGGGAACGCAGGGGAAAATAG
- a CDS encoding four helix bundle protein, which translates to MSNSNRGTNAKSAGAAAEKLTINSYRDLEVWRQAMDLAVECYKATQSFPKAEMFGIVSQIRRSASSVPANVAEGHGREGRAHFVQFLRVAQGSLKELETHLLLSARVGLLHDMESDPILRRCGDVGKMLRGLIRALDARTGQR; encoded by the coding sequence ATGAGCAACAGCAATCGTGGAACAAATGCTAAGTCTGCCGGAGCGGCCGCCGAGAAGCTAACCATCAACTCTTACCGAGATCTGGAGGTTTGGCGGCAAGCCATGGATTTGGCGGTTGAATGTTACAAGGCGACGCAATCATTTCCCAAGGCCGAGATGTTCGGTATTGTTTCCCAAATTCGTCGATCCGCCTCGTCGGTCCCTGCCAACGTTGCCGAGGGTCATGGCCGGGAGGGTCGCGCGCACTTCGTCCAATTTCTCAGAGTGGCTCAAGGCTCGTTGAAAGAGCTGGAGACGCATTTGCTCTTGTCTGCCCGGGTCGGGCTCCTGCACGACATGGAAAGTGACCCGATCCTCCGGCGCTGCGGGGATGTCGGGAAAATGCTACGGGGATTGATACGTGCACTGGACGCCCGCACGGGTCAGCGTTAG